A single bacterium DNA region contains:
- a CDS encoding Rpn family recombination-promoting nuclease/putative transposase, whose protein sequence is MQFLDVKTDFAFKKVFGSKQSKDILINFINSVVKFKDGSIIEDLTIVDPYQIPLLKGMKDTYVDVKAMLSDGSGVLIEMQILNYEGLEKRILYNAAKAYSTQLLCGDEFYLLNPIIAITITDFEMFSEWTKVISYFRLIEKEELVEYSGDIELIFIELPKFKKEESELSDITDKWIYFIKNAGKLNYIPKTLGMSKEIKKAFEIANQASLSAKELEIQHKRKDFIYIQKASISYAEKKGLQQGLEQGIRQGLIETAKSMYKKGFKLEMIAEITGLSEEEINREGIGVKP, encoded by the coding sequence ATGCAGTTTTTGGATGTAAAAACAGACTTTGCCTTTAAAAAGGTATTTGGAAGCAAACAATCAAAAGATATACTTATAAACTTTATAAACTCAGTGGTTAAATTCAAAGATGGAAGCATTATTGAAGATTTAACCATCGTTGACCCATATCAGATACCGTTACTTAAAGGGATGAAGGATACCTATGTTGATGTCAAGGCAATGTTATCAGATGGTAGTGGCGTCCTTATTGAGATGCAGATATTAAATTATGAAGGATTAGAAAAAAGGATTCTCTACAATGCGGCGAAGGCATATTCTACTCAACTTTTATGTGGTGATGAATTTTATCTATTAAACCCGATTATTGCTATCACTATTACTGATTTTGAGATGTTTAGTGAGTGGACAAAGGTCATCAGTTACTTCAGATTGATAGAGAAGGAGGAGTTAGTTGAATATAGTGGAGATATTGAATTAATCTTCATTGAGTTGCCAAAATTCAAGAAGGAAGAAAGTGAATTAAGTGATATTACGGATAAATGGATATATTTTATAAAAAATGCGGGTAAGCTAAATTACATACCCAAAACACTGGGGATGAGTAAAGAGATAAAGAAGGCATTTGAGATAGCCAATCAAGCAAGTCTGAGTGCTAAAGAATTAGAGATACAGCATAAAAGGAAAGATTTCATCTATATTCAAAAGGCATCGATTTCTTATGCCGAAAAGAAAGGCTTACAACAAGGGTTAGAACAAGGAATTCGACAAGGACTAATAGAGACAGCTAAATCGATGTATAAAAAAGGGTTTAAATTGGAGATGATTGCTGAGATAACAGGACTTTCAGAAGAGGAAATAAATAGAGAGGGGATTGGAGTCAAACCTTGA
- a CDS encoding GxxExxY protein, whose amino-acid sequence MEKWRKEELTNRIINVCINVHKKLGPGFLESIYHNALKVEFARQNIIFESEKEVKIFYQGVEVGIHRLELFDLCG is encoded by the coding sequence ATGGAGAAGTGGAGAAAAGAAGAGTTAACTAATAGGATTATTAATGTCTGTATTAATGTCCATAAAAAGTTAGGACCTGGTTTTCTGGAGAGCATCTATCACAATGCCTTGAAGGTTGAGTTTGCAAGACAGAACATCATCTTTGAATCAGAAAAAGAAGTTAAGATATTCTATCAAGGTGTTGAGGTTGGGATTCATAGACTTGAGCTTTTCGACCTGTGCGGTTAA